One genomic window of Candidatus Eremiobacteraceae bacterium includes the following:
- a CDS encoding FAD-dependent oxidoreductase: MSQTGAQQIETACCVAGGGPAGMMLAFLLARAGVRVTVLEKHADFFRDFRGDTIHPSTLELIYELGLLDQFLALPHQEVREIGAWIGPMYSPVGDFTHLPTHCKFLMFMPQWDFLDFLAAQARSYGVFTLRMQAEVDDLIIEDGRVAGVRGSGAGGAFEVRADLVIGADGRHSTVRAKAGLTADDFGAPMDVVWFRVARSPGDPGQVLGRMDRGKVIIMIDRGDYYQCGFLIRKGAFEEIVARGVAAFRDDVVSLVPFLRERMVEVRDWSGVSLLTVAVDRLRTWYRPGLLCIGDAAHAMSPIGGVGINLAIQDAVAAANELWRPLLERRVPAQLLEQVQRRREFPTRVTQRVQVLIQNNVIRRVLGVDQPMSPPWPIRLLGRWPLLRRLPAAFVGIGVRPEHIRTPDVNRPPSPA, encoded by the coding sequence ATGTCCCAGACGGGCGCCCAGCAGATCGAGACGGCATGCTGCGTCGCCGGGGGCGGCCCCGCAGGCATGATGCTGGCGTTCTTGCTGGCGCGCGCGGGCGTGCGCGTGACCGTCCTAGAAAAACACGCCGATTTCTTCCGCGATTTCCGCGGCGACACGATCCATCCGTCGACCCTTGAGCTCATCTACGAGCTCGGCCTGCTGGATCAGTTCTTGGCGCTGCCGCACCAGGAAGTGCGCGAGATCGGAGCCTGGATAGGGCCGATGTATTCGCCGGTCGGCGATTTCACGCATCTGCCGACGCATTGCAAGTTCCTCATGTTCATGCCGCAGTGGGATTTCTTGGACTTCCTCGCGGCCCAAGCACGATCGTACGGCGTGTTCACGCTGCGCATGCAGGCCGAGGTCGACGATCTCATCATCGAAGATGGCCGGGTGGCCGGCGTGCGCGGCTCCGGCGCCGGCGGCGCGTTCGAGGTGCGCGCCGATCTCGTGATCGGCGCCGACGGCCGGCATTCGACCGTGCGCGCCAAAGCAGGCCTTACCGCGGATGACTTCGGCGCGCCGATGGACGTGGTGTGGTTCCGCGTCGCGCGCTCCCCCGGCGATCCGGGCCAGGTCCTCGGACGGATGGATCGCGGCAAAGTGATCATCATGATCGATCGCGGCGACTACTACCAGTGCGGTTTCTTGATACGCAAGGGAGCGTTCGAGGAGATCGTGGCGCGCGGAGTGGCGGCTTTTCGCGATGATGTCGTGAGCTTGGTGCCGTTCCTGCGCGAGCGGATGGTGGAAGTCCGCGACTGGAGCGGCGTGAGCCTGCTGACCGTGGCGGTCGACAGACTTCGCACCTGGTATCGGCCCGGTCTGCTGTGCATCGGCGATGCTGCGCATGCGATGTCGCCGATCGGCGGCGTCGGGATCAATCTAGCGATTCAAGACGCTGTCGCTGCCGCGAACGAGCTATGGCGGCCGTTGCTCGAGCGGCGTGTGCCCGCGCAACTGCTCGAGCAGGTCCAGCGCCGCCGCGAGTTCCCTACGCGCGTCACTCAGCGGGTACAAGTGCTCATCCAGAACAACGTCATCCGCCGAGTACTCGGAGTCGACCAGCCGATGTCACCGCCGTGGCCCATCCGCTTGTTGGGCCGCTGGCCTCTGCTGCGCCGGCTCCCGGCCGCGTTCGTCGGCATCGGGGTGCGGCCCGAGCACATCCGGACACCCGACGTCAACCGCCCGCCTTCACCGGCGTGA
- the msrA gene encoding peptide-methionine (S)-S-oxide reductase MsrA produces the protein MPDGLQTATFGAGCFWGVESNFRQIPGVVDARVGYLGGTLENPTYEDVCTDRTGHAEVVQVTYDPRHLTYEQLLDAFWKMHDPTQLNRQGPDFGRQYRSAIFFYTPEQEAAAKRSKEELEKSGRFRKPIVTEIAPASKFYEAEDYHQRYFEKRGIAPTCHI, from the coding sequence ATGCCAGACGGACTGCAGACAGCCACCTTCGGCGCCGGATGTTTCTGGGGCGTCGAATCCAATTTTCGCCAGATCCCCGGCGTCGTCGACGCGCGCGTCGGCTACCTCGGCGGCACGCTGGAGAATCCGACCTACGAAGACGTGTGCACGGATCGTACCGGGCACGCTGAAGTCGTGCAAGTGACGTACGACCCGCGGCATTTGACGTACGAGCAGCTGCTCGACGCGTTCTGGAAGATGCACGACCCGACGCAGCTCAACCGCCAGGGGCCTGATTTCGGGCGGCAGTACCGCTCGGCGATCTTCTTCTACACGCCCGAGCAAGAGGCCGCCGCCAAGCGTTCCAAGGAAGAGCTTGAGAAGTCAGGCCGTTTCCGCAAGCCGATCGTCACCGAGATCGCGCCGGCATCGAAGTTCTATGAGGCTGAGGACTATCATCAGCGCTACTTCGAAAAGCGCGGCATCGCCCCGACCTGCCATATCTGA